A section of the Scomber scombrus chromosome 24, fScoSco1.1, whole genome shotgun sequence genome encodes:
- the LOC134006642 gene encoding N-chimaerin-like isoform X2 → MPSRESYVVRRGKKQSGRRAEKDASQKGSLFTAALGLNPTSPASTFWQPIRSFALSQLTSLVRRATLRESDLAPKYEKVHNFKVHTFRGPHWCEYCANFMWGLIAQGVKCADCGLNVHKQCSKVVPNDCQPDLRHVKKVYSCDLTTLVKAHNAKRPMVVDMCIQEIEARGLQSEGLYRISGFSELIEDVKLAFDRDGEKADISSSAYEDINIITGALKLYFRELPIPLITYDAYPRFIEAAKITDAEKRLESIHEALRLLPPAHCESLRYLMAHLKRVIQCEKENLMSSENLGIVFGPTLMRAPDLDAMTSLNDIRYQRQVVETLITNEDVLF, encoded by the exons ATGCCGAGCCGAGAGTCGTACGTTGTTAGGAGAGGTAAAAAACAGTCAGGCAGGCGAGCTGAGAAGGACGCAAGTCAGAAAGGTTCTTTGTTTACCGCCGCTCTCGGTTTAAAT CCCACCTCCCCTGCCTCCACCTTCTGGCAACCAATCCGATCTTTTGCCCTTTCACAGCTCACGTCGCTGGTGCGGCGGGCCACCCTGAGGGAGAGCGACTTGGCGCCCAAGTACGAGAAGGTGCACAACTTCAAG GTTCATACATTTAGGGGCCCCCACTGGTGTGAGTACTGTGCCAACTTCATGTGGGGTCTCATCGCTCAGGGAGTCAAGTgtgcag ACTGTGGGCTGAATGTCCACAAGCAGTGCTCCAAGGTGGTGCCCAACGATTGCCAGCCAGACCTGAGGCACGTCAAGAAGGTTTACAGCTGCGACCTAACCACGCTGGTCAAAGCCCACAACGCCAAGAGGCCGATGGTGGTGGACATGTGCATACAAGAAATCGAGGccagag GTCTTCAGTCAGAGGGTTTGTACAGAATATCAGGCTTCAGTGAGCTGATTGAAGACGTCAAGCTGGCTTTCGATAGAG ACGGAGAAAAGGCGGATATTTCCTCAAGCGCCTACGAGGACATCAACATCATCACCGGAGCCCTCAAACTCTACTTCAGAGAGCTGCCTATTCCCCTCATCACATATGATGCCTACCCACGCTTCATAGAAGCCGCAA AGATTACAGACGCAGAAAAACGCCTGGAGTCTATCCATGAGGCCTTGAGGCTGCTGCCACCAGCTCACTGCGAGTCGCTGCGATACCTCATGGCTCACCTCAAGAG AGTCATCCAGTGTGAGAAGGAGAACCTCATGTCCAGCGAGAACCTGGGTATCGTCTTCGGTCCGACACTGATGCGAGCCCCCGATTTGGATGCTATGACGTCGCTCAACGACATCAGATACCAGAGACAGGTGGTGGAAACGCTCATTACCAACGAAGACGTACTGTTCTaa
- the LOC134006642 gene encoding N-chimaerin-like isoform X1, which yields MPSRESYVVRRGKKQSGRRAEKDASQKGSLFTAALGLNVSGGPAPSKPTSPASTFWQPIRSFALSQLTSLVRRATLRESDLAPKYEKVHNFKVHTFRGPHWCEYCANFMWGLIAQGVKCADCGLNVHKQCSKVVPNDCQPDLRHVKKVYSCDLTTLVKAHNAKRPMVVDMCIQEIEARGLQSEGLYRISGFSELIEDVKLAFDRDGEKADISSSAYEDINIITGALKLYFRELPIPLITYDAYPRFIEAAKITDAEKRLESIHEALRLLPPAHCESLRYLMAHLKRVIQCEKENLMSSENLGIVFGPTLMRAPDLDAMTSLNDIRYQRQVVETLITNEDVLF from the exons ATGCCGAGCCGAGAGTCGTACGTTGTTAGGAGAGGTAAAAAACAGTCAGGCAGGCGAGCTGAGAAGGACGCAAGTCAGAAAGGTTCTTTGTTTACCGCCGCTCTCGGTTTAAATGTCAGCGGCG GGCCGGCCCCCTCCAAGCCCACCTCCCCTGCCTCCACCTTCTGGCAACCAATCCGATCTTTTGCCCTTTCACAGCTCACGTCGCTGGTGCGGCGGGCCACCCTGAGGGAGAGCGACTTGGCGCCCAAGTACGAGAAGGTGCACAACTTCAAG GTTCATACATTTAGGGGCCCCCACTGGTGTGAGTACTGTGCCAACTTCATGTGGGGTCTCATCGCTCAGGGAGTCAAGTgtgcag ACTGTGGGCTGAATGTCCACAAGCAGTGCTCCAAGGTGGTGCCCAACGATTGCCAGCCAGACCTGAGGCACGTCAAGAAGGTTTACAGCTGCGACCTAACCACGCTGGTCAAAGCCCACAACGCCAAGAGGCCGATGGTGGTGGACATGTGCATACAAGAAATCGAGGccagag GTCTTCAGTCAGAGGGTTTGTACAGAATATCAGGCTTCAGTGAGCTGATTGAAGACGTCAAGCTGGCTTTCGATAGAG ACGGAGAAAAGGCGGATATTTCCTCAAGCGCCTACGAGGACATCAACATCATCACCGGAGCCCTCAAACTCTACTTCAGAGAGCTGCCTATTCCCCTCATCACATATGATGCCTACCCACGCTTCATAGAAGCCGCAA AGATTACAGACGCAGAAAAACGCCTGGAGTCTATCCATGAGGCCTTGAGGCTGCTGCCACCAGCTCACTGCGAGTCGCTGCGATACCTCATGGCTCACCTCAAGAG AGTCATCCAGTGTGAGAAGGAGAACCTCATGTCCAGCGAGAACCTGGGTATCGTCTTCGGTCCGACACTGATGCGAGCCCCCGATTTGGATGCTATGACGTCGCTCAACGACATCAGATACCAGAGACAGGTGGTGGAAACGCTCATTACCAACGAAGACGTACTGTTCTaa